A single window of Achromobacter xylosoxidans DNA harbors:
- a CDS encoding LysR family transcriptional regulator has translation MELRQLEAFAAVMSTGSVTAAGRLLGRSQPAISRLLQELEAEIGYALFARSGPRVTPTEQGFLLYDDVERALSSLRQIRDRAEEIARGQAQPLLLAATSALAAGLVPDALKRIEPHANLAPRIELRSASPERVVHAVLSGAAQLGATSLPLEHRGLTVHWIGQAPCVVALPENDPAARHEVVPVAELAGRRVITMANPYRLRRRLDAALGHAAGAIETNSSVNALAAVRAGLGVSVLEPITAYGAPMAGVAIRPIDLDIPFFFGVITSQSQPLTPACQAMADALAQAAAQLLPGFVLHDACQHGALLQSIYGDDAPLTDTPA, from the coding sequence CGGCCGTCATGTCCACGGGCAGCGTCACCGCTGCCGGGCGTCTGCTTGGCCGCTCGCAACCGGCCATCAGCCGCCTGTTGCAGGAATTGGAAGCCGAGATCGGCTATGCCCTGTTCGCCCGCAGCGGGCCGCGCGTGACGCCGACCGAGCAGGGTTTCCTGCTCTATGACGACGTCGAGCGCGCCCTGTCCAGCCTGCGCCAGATCCGCGACCGGGCCGAGGAAATCGCCCGCGGCCAGGCGCAGCCCCTGCTGCTGGCGGCCACCTCGGCGCTGGCCGCCGGGTTGGTGCCGGACGCGCTCAAGCGCATCGAGCCGCACGCCAACCTCGCCCCCCGCATCGAACTGCGCAGCGCCTCGCCCGAGCGCGTGGTGCACGCCGTCCTGAGCGGCGCGGCGCAACTGGGCGCGACCAGCCTCCCGCTGGAGCATCGCGGCCTGACCGTGCACTGGATCGGCCAGGCGCCCTGTGTGGTGGCGCTGCCCGAAAACGATCCGGCCGCGCGCCATGAGGTGGTGCCGGTGGCCGAGCTGGCCGGGCGCCGCGTCATCACCATGGCCAATCCCTACCGCCTGCGGCGGCGGCTGGACGCGGCGCTGGGCCACGCGGCCGGCGCCATCGAAACCAATTCGTCCGTCAACGCCCTGGCCGCCGTGCGCGCGGGCCTGGGCGTGTCGGTGCTGGAACCCATTACCGCCTACGGCGCGCCGATGGCGGGCGTGGCGATCCGCCCGATCGACCTGGACATTCCCTTTTTCTTCGGGGTCATCACCTCGCAGTCGCAGCCGCTGACGCCGGCCTGCCAGGCCATGGCCGATGCGCTGGCGCAGGCCGCCGCGCAACTGCTGCCCGGCTTCGTGCTGCACGACGCCTGCCAGCACGGCGCGCTGCTGCAGTCGATCTACGGCGATGACGCCCCTCTTACGGATACGCCCGCATGA
- a CDS encoding flavin-containing monooxygenase yields the protein MNQPLAPAPQGLAALEARLRQDLSWLEIPAKQWVTPRLVDGQPVLDVAIIGGGMAGLAAAASLTHQGIVAPIFDQSPEGYEGPWATTARMETLRSPKQLTGPALGLPALTFRAWFEAQFGGEAWDALDKIPRLQWMDYLRWYRRVLNLDVRNQHRVLAVLPRADRLVQLDIEAPAGRQTVLARRVVLATGRDGLGGAYVPDFARKLPRDRWAHSSDVLDYATLAGKRVGVVGAGASAMDSAATALEAGAASVDLLIRRDDIPRINKGKGAGNPGLTHGHLNLPDDWKWKIRHYINAAQVPPPRGSTLRVSRHPNARFNLGCGVQDLALVNDEIRVTTPKGVFTLDFLVFSTGFRIDWTVRPEFAALASHVRAWGDRYTPPAGEEDQELHDSPDLGAAFELQEKTPGACPGLDRVHCFSYPAALTHGTVSGDIPAISEGAKRLAQGIAGLFYREDVATHYANMEAFSEPEVFGDEWTPAPAPGAPRQAETAQ from the coding sequence ATGAACCAACCCCTCGCTCCCGCCCCGCAAGGCCTGGCCGCGCTGGAAGCGCGCCTGCGCCAGGACCTGTCCTGGCTGGAAATCCCGGCCAAACAGTGGGTCACGCCGCGCCTGGTCGACGGCCAGCCGGTGCTGGACGTGGCCATCATCGGCGGCGGCATGGCCGGCCTGGCCGCGGCCGCGTCGCTGACCCACCAGGGCATCGTCGCGCCGATCTTCGACCAGTCACCCGAAGGCTATGAAGGCCCGTGGGCCACCACCGCGCGCATGGAGACCCTGCGCTCGCCCAAGCAACTGACGGGTCCGGCGCTGGGCCTGCCCGCCCTGACCTTCCGCGCCTGGTTCGAGGCGCAGTTCGGCGGCGAAGCCTGGGACGCGCTGGACAAGATCCCGCGCCTGCAGTGGATGGACTACCTGCGCTGGTACCGCCGCGTGCTGAACCTGGACGTGCGCAACCAGCACCGCGTGCTGGCCGTGCTGCCGCGCGCCGACCGGCTGGTGCAACTGGACATCGAAGCGCCCGCCGGCCGCCAGACCGTGCTGGCGCGCCGCGTGGTGCTGGCCACCGGCCGCGACGGCCTGGGCGGCGCCTACGTGCCGGACTTCGCGCGCAAGCTGCCGCGCGACCGTTGGGCGCATTCGTCGGACGTGCTGGACTACGCCACCCTGGCCGGCAAGCGCGTCGGCGTGGTGGGCGCGGGCGCGTCGGCCATGGACAGCGCCGCCACCGCCCTGGAAGCGGGCGCGGCCAGCGTCGACCTGCTGATCCGCCGCGACGACATTCCGCGCATCAACAAGGGCAAGGGCGCCGGCAACCCCGGCCTGACCCATGGCCACCTGAACCTGCCCGACGACTGGAAGTGGAAGATCCGCCACTACATCAACGCCGCCCAGGTGCCGCCGCCGCGCGGCAGCACGCTGCGCGTGTCGCGCCACCCGAACGCCCGCTTCAACCTGGGCTGCGGCGTGCAGGACCTGGCGCTGGTCAATGACGAAATCCGCGTGACCACGCCCAAGGGCGTCTTCACGCTGGACTTCCTGGTGTTCTCCACGGGTTTCCGCATCGACTGGACCGTGCGGCCGGAATTCGCCGCGCTGGCGTCCCACGTGCGCGCCTGGGGCGACCGCTACACCCCGCCCGCCGGCGAGGAAGACCAGGAACTGCATGATTCGCCCGACCTGGGCGCGGCCTTCGAATTGCAGGAAAAGACCCCGGGCGCCTGTCCCGGCCTGGACCGGGTGCACTGCTTCTCGTACCCGGCCGCGCTGACGCACGGCACCGTGTCGGGCGACATCCCCGCCATCAGCGAAGGCGCCAAGCGCCTGGCGCAAGGCATCGCCGGCCTGTTCTACCGCGAGGACGTGGCCACGCACTACGCCAATATGGAAGCGTTCTCGGAACCGGAAGTGTTCGGCGACGAATGGACGCCGGCCCCGGCGCCCGGCGCGCCCCGGCAGGCGGAGACCGCGCAATGA
- a CDS encoding ABC transporter permease, with amino-acid sequence MTAWLLRRVAQAAVVVFLMTLIVFVGLHAIGNPVDILIGQDVDQVDRARIIAELGLDKPLWQQYLGFLNGALHGNLGNSFVYNIPAVELVIQRLPATLELAIAALLLAVIIGLPLGLLAGLYPDSRFSKLVMAGSIVGFSLPTFWVALMLIMTFSVSLGWLPASGRGQTVEFLGFQWSWLTADGWRHLILPALNLSLFKISLVIRLTRAGVRDVMPLDFVKFARAKGLSPFRVVCVHVLRNTMIPLVTVLGLELGSTIAFAVITESIFAWPGAGKLILDSLNALDRPVIVAYLIVVVCLFVTLNLIVDILYKVLDPRVRLEASA; translated from the coding sequence ATGACCGCTTGGCTGCTCCGCCGCGTGGCGCAAGCCGCGGTGGTCGTGTTCCTGATGACGCTGATCGTCTTCGTCGGGCTGCACGCCATCGGCAACCCCGTCGACATCCTGATCGGCCAGGACGTCGACCAGGTCGACCGCGCCCGCATCATCGCCGAACTGGGGCTGGACAAGCCCTTGTGGCAACAGTACCTGGGCTTTCTGAACGGGGCGCTGCACGGCAACCTGGGCAACAGCTTCGTCTACAACATCCCCGCCGTGGAACTGGTGATCCAGCGCCTGCCGGCGACCCTCGAACTGGCCATCGCCGCGCTGCTGCTGGCGGTGATCATCGGGCTGCCGCTGGGCCTCTTGGCCGGGCTGTATCCCGACAGCCGCTTCTCCAAGCTGGTGATGGCGGGCAGCATCGTCGGCTTCTCGCTGCCGACCTTCTGGGTCGCGCTGATGCTGATCATGACCTTCAGCGTGTCGCTGGGCTGGCTGCCGGCCAGCGGCCGCGGCCAGACGGTGGAATTCCTGGGCTTCCAGTGGTCGTGGCTGACGGCCGACGGCTGGCGCCACCTGATCCTGCCGGCGCTGAACCTGTCGCTGTTCAAGATCTCGCTGGTGATCCGCCTGACCCGCGCCGGCGTGCGCGACGTGATGCCGCTGGACTTCGTCAAGTTCGCCCGCGCCAAGGGCCTGTCGCCGTTCCGGGTGGTCTGTGTGCACGTGCTGCGCAACACCATGATCCCGCTGGTGACGGTACTGGGCCTGGAGCTGGGCTCGACCATCGCCTTCGCCGTCATCACCGAAAGCATCTTCGCCTGGCCCGGCGCCGGCAAGCTGATCCTGGACAGCCTGAACGCGCTGGACCGCCCGGTGATCGTGGCCTACCTGATCGTGGTGGTGTGCCTGTTCGTGACGCTCAACCTGATCGTCGACATCCTGTACAAAGTGCTGGACCCGCGGGTGCGGCTGGAGGCCTCGGCATGA
- a CDS encoding ABC transporter permease: MQTAAPALKRESPWRRNLLEFLSSKTAVFGLVIATLLILAAILAPWISPQNPYDLLQIDVLDARLAPGTMNGLNTFHYWLGTDGQGRDLLSGILYGLRISLMVGVGSALIAGIIGTLLGLLAAYAGGKVDALIMRLVDLILSFPSILVAMMILAYLGKGVGNVVLTLVILEWAYYARTARGQALVERRREYVEAARCLDIPNWRIMLKHILPNCLPPLIVIGTLQIARAITLEATLSFLGLGVPVTEPSLGLLISNGFQYMLSGEYWISFYPGIALLITIVAINLVGDRLRDVLNPRTHK; this comes from the coding sequence ATGCAAACCGCCGCCCCCGCGCTGAAGCGCGAATCGCCCTGGCGCCGTAACCTGCTGGAATTCCTGTCGTCCAAGACGGCGGTGTTCGGGCTGGTGATCGCCACCCTGCTGATCCTGGCCGCCATCCTGGCGCCGTGGATCTCGCCGCAGAACCCCTACGACCTGCTGCAGATCGACGTGCTGGACGCGCGCCTGGCGCCGGGCACGATGAACGGCCTGAACACCTTCCACTACTGGCTCGGCACCGACGGCCAGGGCCGCGACCTGCTGTCGGGCATCCTGTACGGCCTGCGCATCAGCCTGATGGTGGGCGTGGGCTCGGCGCTGATCGCCGGCATCATCGGCACGCTGCTGGGCCTGCTGGCGGCGTATGCCGGCGGCAAGGTCGACGCGCTGATCATGCGGCTGGTGGACCTGATCCTGTCGTTCCCGTCGATCCTGGTGGCCATGATGATCCTGGCCTACCTGGGCAAGGGCGTGGGCAACGTGGTGCTGACGCTGGTGATCCTGGAATGGGCCTACTACGCCCGCACCGCGCGCGGCCAGGCCCTGGTCGAGCGCCGCCGCGAGTACGTCGAGGCGGCGCGCTGCCTGGACATCCCCAACTGGCGGATCATGCTCAAGCACATCCTGCCCAACTGCCTGCCGCCGCTGATCGTCATCGGCACCCTGCAGATCGCGCGCGCCATCACGCTCGAAGCCACGCTGAGTTTCCTAGGCCTGGGCGTGCCCGTGACCGAACCGTCGCTGGGGCTGCTGATCTCCAACGGCTTCCAATACATGCTGTCCGGCGAATACTGGATCAGTTTCTACCCCGGCATCGCGCTGCTGATCACCATCGTCGCCATCAACCTGGTGGGCGACCGCCTGCGCGACGTGCTGAACCCGAGGACCCACAAATGA
- a CDS encoding ABC transporter ATP-binding protein — protein sequence MSAARPVAAPAAANVPTLEVRNLRTHFFTRAGTLPAVDDVSFTLERGKILGLVGESGSGKSVTGFSIMGLVDAPGRVVGGQVLFQGRDLTKLAPRELRKLQGNRIAMIFQDPMMTLNPVLRVDVQMIETVRAHNSMSKAQARELARDTLGMMGIPSPEERLLAYPHQLSGGMRQRVAIAIAMLHRPDLIIADEPTTALDVTIQAQILSEVQKLAQQHGTSLIWITHDLSVVAGLADDVAVMYAGRIVEHGKVDDVLDRPQHPYTLGLIDSLPSNNQRGQRLRQIPGMTPNLLTLPAGCAFAARCARATAQCGQQPAITDVLPGHQVRCFHPSRQPGEVAA from the coding sequence ATGAGCGCCGCCCGTCCCGTCGCGGCGCCGGCCGCCGCCAACGTGCCGACCCTGGAAGTGCGCAACCTGCGCACCCACTTCTTCACCCGCGCCGGCACCCTGCCCGCCGTGGACGACGTGTCCTTCACGCTGGAGCGCGGCAAGATCCTGGGCCTGGTCGGCGAGTCCGGCTCGGGCAAATCCGTCACCGGCTTTTCGATCATGGGCCTGGTGGACGCCCCCGGCCGCGTGGTCGGCGGCCAGGTGCTGTTCCAGGGCCGCGACCTGACCAAGCTGGCCCCGCGCGAGCTGCGCAAGCTGCAGGGCAACCGCATCGCCATGATCTTCCAGGATCCGATGATGACGTTGAACCCGGTGCTGCGGGTCGACGTGCAGATGATCGAAACGGTGCGCGCCCACAACAGCATGAGCAAGGCGCAGGCGCGCGAGCTGGCCCGCGACACGCTCGGCATGATGGGTATTCCCAGCCCGGAAGAACGGCTGCTGGCGTATCCGCACCAGTTGTCCGGCGGCATGCGCCAGCGCGTGGCGATCGCCATCGCCATGCTGCACCGGCCCGACCTCATCATCGCCGACGAGCCGACCACGGCGCTGGACGTCACCATCCAGGCGCAGATCCTGTCCGAAGTGCAGAAGCTGGCGCAGCAACACGGCACCAGCCTCATCTGGATCACCCACGACCTGTCGGTGGTGGCGGGCCTGGCCGACGACGTGGCGGTGATGTACGCCGGCCGCATCGTCGAACACGGCAAGGTCGACGACGTGCTCGACCGTCCTCAGCATCCCTACACCCTGGGCCTGATCGACAGCCTGCCCAGCAACAACCAGCGCGGCCAACGCCTGCGCCAGATTCCCGGCATGACACCCAACCTGCTCACCCTGCCCGCCGGCTGTGCCTTCGCGGCGCGCTGCGCGCGCGCCACGGCGCAATGCGGCCAGCAGCCCGCCATCACCGACGTGCTGCCCGGCCATCAGGTGCGCTGCTTTCATCCGTCGCGCCAACCGGGCGAGGTGGCAGCATGA
- a CDS encoding ABC transporter ATP-binding protein, which yields MSQTTIPDTRDGATPLIDLRQVSKRFGERPVGAAGRALQRLGLSKPPAITRAVDHVDLLVRPGEVVGLVGESGCGKSTLGRIAAGLLTPSGGEVLINGQRPADMTPAQAHAARLKVQMIFQDPYASLNPRLRVDEIVGEAARIHGLVGNGDFDDYVSAQLQRAGLDPALRQRYPHQFSGGQRQRIGIARALAVQPSMLVCDEAVAALDVSIQAQILNLFMDLREQLNLTYLFISHDLGVVEHLSDRVVIMYLGRVVETAPVDEVFRRPNHPYTQALLAEIPNLKSRHKTFTAIKGEIPSPLNPPGGCHFHPRCPHAMARCKTEVPTLKGIAINHLSACHLNDMA from the coding sequence ATGAGCCAGACGACGATTCCGGACACCCGCGACGGCGCCACCCCGCTCATCGACCTGCGCCAGGTCAGCAAGCGCTTTGGCGAACGCCCCGTCGGCGCCGCCGGCCGCGCCTTGCAGCGCCTGGGCCTGTCCAAGCCGCCCGCCATCACCCGCGCCGTCGATCATGTGGACCTGCTGGTGCGCCCCGGCGAAGTGGTCGGCCTGGTCGGCGAATCCGGCTGCGGCAAGTCCACGCTGGGCCGCATCGCGGCCGGCCTGCTGACGCCGTCCGGCGGCGAGGTGCTGATCAACGGCCAGCGCCCCGCCGACATGACGCCGGCCCAGGCCCACGCCGCGCGCCTGAAGGTGCAGATGATCTTCCAGGACCCGTACGCGAGCCTGAACCCGCGCCTGCGCGTGGACGAGATCGTCGGCGAAGCGGCGCGCATCCACGGCCTGGTCGGCAACGGCGACTTCGACGACTACGTCAGCGCGCAACTGCAACGCGCCGGCCTCGACCCGGCCCTGCGCCAGCGCTATCCGCACCAGTTCAGCGGCGGCCAGCGCCAGCGCATCGGCATCGCCCGCGCCCTGGCGGTGCAGCCGTCGATGCTGGTGTGCGACGAGGCCGTGGCCGCGCTGGACGTGTCGATCCAGGCACAGATCCTGAATCTGTTCATGGACCTGCGCGAACAGCTCAACCTGACGTACCTGTTCATCAGCCATGACCTGGGCGTGGTCGAGCACCTGTCGGACCGCGTGGTCATCATGTACCTGGGCCGCGTGGTCGAGACGGCGCCGGTGGACGAAGTCTTCCGCCGCCCCAACCATCCGTACACCCAGGCGCTGCTGGCCGAGATCCCCAACCTGAAATCGCGCCACAAGACCTTCACCGCCATCAAGGGAGAGATTCCCAGCCCGCTCAATCCGCCCGGCGGCTGCCACTTCCACCCGCGCTGTCCGCATGCGATGGCGCGCTGCAAAACCGAGGTTCCCACCCTGAAGGGAATCGCCATCAACCACCTGAGCGCCTGTCACCTGAACGACATGGCCTGA